A single Paenibacillus sp. FSL R5-0517 DNA region contains:
- a CDS encoding GAP family protein — protein sequence MKAELLFYIGGLALLDTLSPALIGVTLYLMIQENRRFGSRLMIYVVTVMFLYLVLGGLLMVGLELLQAIFTSFFQHKVVSWALLIVGGILFTGSFWVKPKAGGRKKYQVPRSTGFKGLLVMGISTFLLEAGTALPYYTAVSLMITEGLPITGWILILIGYNLIMITPPLVIYVLHTWLGSRIQGIVEKLQRKLEEQSGSVLSWMMCIAGLVLIFSVLDYI from the coding sequence ATGAAGGCTGAATTACTGTTTTATATTGGGGGACTTGCACTACTGGATACATTAAGTCCTGCGCTGATCGGTGTAACGTTATATTTAATGATTCAAGAGAACCGGCGTTTTGGCTCACGGCTCATGATCTACGTAGTGACCGTCATGTTTTTATACTTGGTTCTGGGCGGTTTACTGATGGTAGGATTGGAGCTGTTACAAGCAATCTTCACGTCATTTTTTCAACATAAAGTTGTGAGCTGGGCCCTTTTGATCGTAGGAGGAATACTCTTTACAGGGAGTTTCTGGGTCAAACCGAAGGCAGGTGGAAGAAAGAAATATCAAGTTCCCCGTTCCACGGGGTTCAAGGGATTACTTGTCATGGGCATCTCTACATTTTTGTTGGAAGCAGGAACCGCTCTTCCCTATTATACTGCGGTAAGTCTGATGATCACGGAGGGACTTCCAATAACGGGATGGATACTCATTCTTATTGGATATAATCTAATCATGATCACGCCACCCCTTGTGATCTATGTGTTGCATACATGGCTGGGTTCCAGGATACAGGGGATCGTGGAAAAGCTGCAAAGAAAACTGGAGGAACAGTCCGGGTCAGTTCTCTCCTGGATGATGTGCATTGCAGGGCTGGTTCTGATCTTTAGTGTGCTCGATTATATATAG